A window of the Citrus sinensis cultivar Valencia sweet orange chromosome 9, DVS_A1.0, whole genome shotgun sequence genome harbors these coding sequences:
- the LOC107176944 gene encoding uncharacterized protein LOC107176944 — protein sequence MCNGEFRDKNPEDALDYLDYIAENAQHWDTVGSYESSSKPQSSPSGGGMHNLREDHDFQAKFASLTRKVEALESKKNDHVKSVQNISCYVCDSTDHSTQDCPTFPTLRESLHEQVNIVDNFKRPNPNPYSQTYNFGWRNHPNFSWRNDNHAQPSQPVPPRQNFQNSQSYPPYVPLPRKTLDDTLHSFIEKQESINNQTMQTLTNLTETISKLTSALTIHEKGKFPSQPEPNPKSQQHPQMGNSGNQNMSQVKSVITLRGGKVVEKHIVGPRETSKDSISENREESVEPLTHEEITNSPHVPLFPQALIKPKKSNHSPEIYEVFEQVKVNIPLLDVIKQVPSYAKFMKDLCTVKRKHKVQNRAFLAEQVSSILSTNSALKYKDPGYPTISCTIGDHKIGHVLLDLGASVNLLPYSVYQ from the coding sequence atgtgtaatggtgaGTTTAGGGATAAAAATCCTGAAGATGCATTAGACTATCTTGACTATATAGCAGAAAATGCACAACACTGGGATACAGTTGGGTCTTATGAGTCATCAAGTAAACCCCAGTCATCTCCATCTGGTGGAGGCATGCATAACCTTAGGGAAGACCATGATTTTCAAGCCAAATTTGCATCATTAACTAGAAAAGTTGAAGCATTAGAGTCGAAAAAGAATGATCATGTAAAGtctgttcaaaatatttcttgTTATGTTTGCGATTCTACTGACCATTCTACGCAGGATTGTCCAACTTTTCCAACTCTGAGAGAAAGTTTGCATGAACAAGTAAATATCGTTGacaatttcaaaaggccaAATCCAAATCCATACTCCCAAACTTACAACTTTGGTTGGAGAAACCACCCAAATTTCAGTTGGAGAAATGACAATCATGCACAACCCTCACAACCAGTTCCTCCACgtcaaaatttccaaaattccCAGAGTTACCCACCATATGTCCCACTACCAAGAAAAACTCTAGATGACACATTGCAttcgtttattgaaaaacaagaGTCGATCAATAACCAAACGATGCAAACCTTAACAAATTTGACAGAAACTATCTCCAAACTTACATCTGCTCTAACCATacatgaaaaaggaaagtttCCTTCTCAACCTGAACCAAACCCCAAGAGTCAACAACATCCTCAAATGGGAAATTCAGGAAACCAAAATATGAGTCAAGTCAAATCGGTTATAACCCTTCGTGGGGGTAAAGTGGTCGAAAAACACATTGTGGGCCCTCGTGAAACTagtaaagattcaatttcagaaaataGGGAAGAGTCTGTCGAACCTTTAACCCATGAGGAAATAACCAACTCTCCTCATGTACCCCTATTTCCTCAAGCACTAATCAagccaaagaaatcaaaccacaGTCCAGAAATTTATGAAGTTTTTGAACAAGTAAAAGTCAACATTCCTCTACTGGATGTCATTAAACAAGTACCTTCTTATGCTAAATTTATGAAAGATCTGTGCACGGTGAAAAGGAAACATAAGGTGCAAAATAGAGCTTTTCTAGCAGAACAGGTAAGTTCCATTCTCTCAACCAATAGTGCTTTGAAATACAAGGATCCTGGTTATCCAACTATTTCTTGCACTATTGGGGATCATAAAATTGGACATGTTTTACTTGATCTTGGTGCCAGTGTTAATTTACTTCCCTACTCAGTGTACCAATAA